The following proteins are co-located in the Rhea pennata isolate bPtePen1 chromosome 2, bPtePen1.pri, whole genome shotgun sequence genome:
- the YTHDF3 gene encoding YTH domain-containing family protein 3, producing MSATSVDQRPKGQGNKVSVQNGSIHQKDAVNDDDFEPYLSSQTNQSNSYPPMSDPYMPSYYAPSIGFPYSLGEAAWSTAGDPPMPYLTTYGQMSNGEHHYIPDGVFSQPGALGNTPPFLGQHGFNFFPGNADFSTWGTSGSQGQSTQSSAYSSSYGYPPSSLGRAIADGQAGFGSDTLSKVPGISSIEQGMTGLKIGGDMTAAVTKTVGSALSSTGMTSIAANSVPAVSSSAPKPTSWAAIARKPAKPQPKLKPKGNVGIGGPAVPPPPIKHNMNIGTWDDKGSVVKAPPAQPVLPPQTIIQQPQPLIQPPPLVQSQLPQQQPQPQQPQQQQGPQQQAQPHQLQQQQLQNRWVAPRNRGVGFSQNNGAGSENFALGVVSVSSSPSGVEVHPVLEKLKAINNYNPKDFDWNLKNGRVFIIKSYSEDDIHRSIKYSIWCSTEHGNKRLDAAYRSLNGKGPLYLLFSVNGSGHFCGVAEMKSVVDYNAYAGVWSQDKWKGKFDVKWIFVKDVPNNQLRHIRLENNDNKPVTNSRDTQEVPLEKAKQVLKIIATFKHTTSIFDDFAHYEKRQEEEEAMRRERNRNKQ from the exons ATGTCAGCCACCAGCGTCGACCAG AGACCTAAAGGACAGGGAAATAAAG TTTCAGTACAAAACGGTTCGATTCATCAAAAGGATGCAGTAAATGATGATGATTTTGAGCCATATCTAAGTAGCCAGACAAATCAG agTAACAGCTATCCACCAATGTCAGACCCATACATGCCTAGTTATTATGCTCCATCCATTGGATTTCCATACTCTTTAGGCGAAGCAGCATGGTCAACTGCAGGTGACCCTCCAATGCCATACTTGACAACTTATGGACAGATGAGTAATGGTGAACACCATTATATACCTGATGGTGTGTTTAGTCAACCTGGGGCATTAGGAAATACCCCTCCATTTCTTGGGCAGCATggatttaacttttttcctgGGAATGCTGACTTCTCTACATGGGGCACAAGTGGATCTCAGGGACAATCAACACAAAGCTCTGCTTACAGCAGCAGCTATGGCTATCCACCTAGTTCTCTTGGGAGAGCTATAGCAGATGGACAGGCTGGATTTGGCAGTGATACTCTGAGCAAGGTGCCTGGGATTAGCAGCATTGAGCAAGGCATGACTGGACTGAAAATTGGTGGAGATATGACAGCTGCTGTAACAAAAACTGTAGGTTCAGCTCTGAGCAGTACAGGTATGACAAGCATTGCAGCAAACAGCGTGCCCGCAGTTAGCAGTTCAGCACCTAAACCAACCTCATGGGCTGCCATTGCAAGGAAGCCTGCTAAACCTCAGCCGAAACTCAAGCCTAAAGGTAATGTGGGCATTGGGGGCCCTGCTGTGCCACCACCACCTATAAAACACAACATGAATATTGGAACTTGGGATGACAAAGGGTCAGTGGTAAAAGCACCCCCAGCCCAACCAGTACTGCCTCCTCAGACTATAATCCAGCAGCCTCAGCCATTAATTCAACCACCACCACTGGTGCAAAGCCAACTGCCTCAACAGCAGCCTCAGCCACAGCAACCACAGCAGCAACAAGGacctcagcagcaggcccaGCCTCACCAAttgcagcagcaacagctgcaaAACCGCTGGGTAGCTCCTCGTAATAGAGGTGTGGGCTTTAGCCAGAACAATGGAGCTGGCAGTGAAAACTTTGCTTTAGGTGTTGTATCTGTCAGCTCCTCACCTTCTGGTGTGGAAGTGCACCCAGTGCTGGAGAAACTAAAGGCCATAAACAACTATAATCCCAAAGACTTCGATTGGAATCTGAAGAATGGACGCGTGTTTATAATCAAAAGTTATTCAGAGGACGATATTCATCGCTCCATTAAATACTCTATCTGGTGTAGTACTGAACACGGTAATAAACGCTTGGATGCTGCTTACCGTTCACTGAATGGAAAAGGCCCGCTCTATTTACTCTTCAGTGTGAATGGCAGTGGACACTTTTGTGGAGTGGCTGAGATGAAGTCTGTTGTGGACTACAATGCATATGCTGGAGTCTGGTCTCAGGATAAGTGGAAGGGGAAGTTTGATGTCAAATGGATCTTTGTCAAAGACGTTCCCAATAACCAACTGCGGCATATTCGCTTGGAAAACAATGACAACAAACCAGTTACCAATTCGAGAGACACTCAAGAGGTACCCCTAGAAAAAGCCAAGCAAGTGCTTAAAATAATTGCTACTTTCAAGCATACCACCTCAATCTTCGATGACTTTGCACATTATGAAAAGCgtcaagaggaggaggaagccatGCGTAGG